DNA from Elaeis guineensis isolate ETL-2024a chromosome 2, EG11, whole genome shotgun sequence:
gtcgctagtAGGTGGCCTCGGTAtttttcagcccgaagggcattaccctgtaacagtaaaggcctttGACGGTCACAAAGGctatgtgctcctcgtcttcgggcaccatctggatctggttgtatctggcaaaggcatccatgaagccgAGCAGTCAATgtccggacgtcgcatctaccagctggtcgattttcgGAAGtgagaagctgtccttcgggcaggcacgatttaggtcgatatagtcaatgcagatccttcacctcccgttggcttttttcaccatgacaacgttggcgagccaatcggggtacgtgatttctctgatgaagtctgcctcgagtagcttgtccacttcctcgtcgatggccttctgtctttcaggggcAAAAGaacgcttcttctgcctcaccgacctcattccagggtcgatgttgagtcggtgagtcatcgtctccgaggggatgccggacatatccgctgccgaccaagcgaatacgtcggcattggctttCAGCAGCTCTACTAGCTGCCATTGCTCAGGGTCGAATAATTGGGATCCGACCCAGGCCACTCGTTCGGAATTCTCCGCTATCGGGACGGAAACCAGCTGTTCGGTCGGTTCGCCCCATTCTTCCTCTCCCCACtagtccaacttgtcgaccgtcagggagtcctttGCTTCGTTACTTCGAGcaaagatttggaagcatcgccggacgagctgttgatccccgcacatctctccgactccatttttgatcgAAAACTGAACCAGCAGGTGGTAGGTCGAGACTATAGCTCTGAGGGCGTTTAGCCcgagtcttccaagtatggcgttgtaggccgaaggtacttggacgaccgtgAAGGTCAGGTAGATGGTGCTTTATCGTGATTCGGTTTCAGCTGTCACGGgaagagtaacttctccttccaccgtgaTGGCCTCCCCGATGAAACCCACCAGGGGCATGGAGACTCTCTCgagccgatcagccgacagtcgcattcggaagaaggtcgagtaaaacaaaatattagtcaaacttccattatcaacaaagatccttcttacatcataatttgctattattgccgagacaacaacagcgtcatcatggggagtttggattctccgagcatcttcatctgtaaaagtaattacatcgtctTGGCGTAGCTTCTTCATCGActcccctccagcagtcgtccCTGGGTCCAGTcatttggagatcatattgatgaccccgaccgtgggctgattgttcgctgcctcctcagtcgattggggtcgtcggtcggggatgGGTCGAGTCGGCGGTTTCCTTCGAAATTTTTCAAGATACCCTCggcgtatgagggcctcgatttcatccttaagttggatacACTGCTCGGTGTTATGGCCATGGCCCCGATGAAATCAATAGTACTTTCGTCGGtcaaggccctttgccttcaaaggtggaggccgtcgtagatattcttccccttcatctccatcaaaatctgtgcacgaggagcagagaggggagtataggagtcatacctgggatgcatcgacctcggactccaccgtcgaggcgatctcgggctccgtcactggggtgagacctgtttgtcggtcgggggcctactgggctcggcaggggcccgacctttccttcgcttctccttcgagcCCTTGGCCTCAATCAGGCATCGGTCGGAACTCCTTCGTCCgcgtgcatgtatttgtacgcgcgctccagcagttcggcatatgtccgggagagggtcttgtccaaggagtatgtaaatcgaGACCCCCTTAgctccctcttcatggctgaaatagccatgtcttcgttgaggtcccgaaccccAAGCGTGGCTGCATTGAATCGTGTCACGAAATATcgaagcgtctcattttctccctgcttgagggaaaaaaggctgttcgaggttcgtggcggcttccggctggtgctgaaatgggccacgaaagcatATTCGAGCTGTTCGAAGGAGTGGATGCTTTCTGAccggaggccggagtaccaggccctagcAGCCTTGCGAAGCGTGGTGGGGAAGTCGATGCAgagaagggcatcggttgccccttggatcgtcatgagagccatgtagctctccagatggtcaaccggatcagtggagccgtcgtagggctccacatgaggcatcttgaaccgactaggaatcggATCGtctaggatgagtcgggagaggggttgggcggtctggaagtcaacatcgttcgaggacttctgtccgtccacctgaagctgagcaagccgacggtcgatttcttcgaacctgcattcgtagtTGTCAGTCCgttggtgctgggagaccccgggggtcgagtctcccgacgaatttgagggggaggcggacggtgtccgcggccgcttctccttcctcgctcgttccaatTGGGAAGGAGAGGGTCGTCGAGACCGATGGATATCATGCCGTGTCCACCTCTCcccctctcggtgggagtgctgtgacagctgctcttgaggaggagacaaagaccgacgcgggcgtcggcggctgctcctggagggcatcgggtgcGCCGCCGGTTGCCCCACCGGCGAGTGCGGCAACCGGGTCgattgttgttgaaggctcttgactgcatccgtcagcacagtcatctgccgcacAATCGTCGTGAtttgcacctccgtggtcaccacaggatgcggagatCTGGGCTCCGCCATGGAGGGCGGAGGAGAGGCTTCTTCTCGAtggaaagagtgcctcgccgatccggtggccctcgatcgctgagccctgattcttgtcattttgaaagaattttttcaagctctgtagaggtcggataccccCTACTTGACGCGCCAAACCTGTTctggccaatctcctcgtcgcctgatcgtcgggaacgagcacctgcaagagaaatctgcactgaccggaggtgcctccggcggggacccttcgacggtcaagtcagagaggagactaggcaacagtagaaaagaatcaggagaactcagcgagagagagagagtgagtccaggggcttcgaaagaacctcctcgcagcactgttgccttccccgttttatagtagagcgcggcgtggtgccgtcattaatggcgcagacaactgggggagttgtcaaatcgtcggaggctgtcaaaaTCACCGCGAACTGTCAAgtcgccgtgggctgtcaaatcgctgggattaatctatgtccttggcaggacaatgtcccagggcggctatgccgcacgtccttgtcaggacggcggccctcagcagtcgtacggtatttggaggagccgaccgaccatacgtcggtatttggttgCGGGACGTCGGGCGAAGACCCAGGGACACCATTGGCTGGTCTGGCGCATTGTGGGAATCGGACATCGGCCACTACCCCTGCTTGACAGTGAGTCGGTAGAGTCAGACTCCGCCGTTCGTCTAGTCAGGAACAGAATGGGTCCgtccgaccgacataccttcgatcGGACAGTGTTGACAGTCGTTGGTTGGTGCaatcggtagagtcggacgccgGTCAGGCATGCCCGAAGGTGAGTCGGTGTGAAAAaaatcagtcggtatatcccaacagttttcAATACCCGTGGCTAGCTAAAAGTCTACTGAAACTTGACTGGAACTCTGCTGAACCTATGCTTTTCAGTTCCGGAACAATGCTGAAACTACTCGGGAGATCAGAATGCTGCTAAACGGTGCTGTGCTGGGCTTAACCAAATATTTTCTTATTCTCTGTCttgttttctcctctctctctcttctctcttagtGGAAGCTTTCATATCTTTTGCAATTTGTGATCGCTAAATACTTGACTTTGTTTACATTTTTCTGCTTTCACATGGTAGTTATGATTTAATCAGTTAACAACCGACCcatgagttaaaaaaaaaaaaaagaaagaaagaaaggttcATTCGATCCAAGGCAACCAAAAAGCTCATCTGGAGTACTCCACCCAATCTTCTTTAGGTCCAAACCTAGCACGAATGCACGAACACAAAGCAGTGGTTGTCTGACAGCTAAAACTTACTATTTGCCCAGCAAATTTTGTGACCGGCAACTATGTGATCCATGTCTCAGGTATCTTTTAGGCTACCACACAAACTCCTAGCCACGTAAGTTCCAGATGTAGCACGGAATACTAATTGTGTTGAGGGAATCCAACAAAATGCAACATTAAGCACCAATCACAACAGATGTTGGGCATATCCCCTTGCTACTGAACCGTTTAGAAAATGAACCATTCAGTTAATTGGCCAGCGAAAAATCAAAGTTCATGGTCTTTAGTATTATCTATCTTATGAAACTTCTCTTCAATCAATTAGAGCTAATAAACATGCAATTGTAAAATTTTTGTCTGTCAACGCTGACAAAAATAAGTCCAAGATGTAAATAACTGCTTCCTGCCTAAGCTCCAggcagacttttttttttttttcctctgcaTGCTCCTGCTCCTACATAATAAAAGCCGGGTAGTTTACACGTCcctttcaatcaaaaaaataatgctCCACTTGTTTCTTGTTAGTTTTCCTAGGCCCACGTATGTTGACCAACGGGCTTTCCTCTGGTCTAAAAGGCTGCAGTCCTTTCATTTTCTTCAACGAAGGTTGCGTGtttgtattttttatttatttagcaTGGAACTACGTGAGATTTAGGTTGCAAATTTTGCAAAATTGAGAACACGTGTCGATCATATGATAGGCATTCCATGGCCCTTGTGGATTTTTTCTGATTTAATTAGGCAAAATGATGAATGCTGAGATATAAATGTAATTTGGCAAGACCATTGTATCTAGCCTTAACACCTATGGATCAAATCCATATGGCCATGCCGCGGggctggaagaaaaaaaaaaaaaatcttcggaCGCCGCGTTCTGGCCCCGCGTGTGAGCCCCGCGGTGCACAAAGCATTTCTCAATTCACCATAATTTGTCCTCGCGGGCCTGGCAAATCTCTAAATAAAACCCCATTGTCCCTCCCAATCTTTCCATGGCATTTCCTGCTCCCTCCCAGCGCGTCGCCTCATGGTTCCCTCTAGCTCGCACCCTGTTTCCATAGCCAGATATACCTAACATCAGAACATGTTCAGAGATAGTGCGTTCACACTGCAACCGTAATCCATGGTTTCGTTTCGCCATGtttccttccctttcttcctATGCCTTCTCATCCTCATATTCCTTTCCCCTCCCACTGCCGGCAATCCCCTCCACTACTATTGTGGCACCACCGACAACTACACCGCCAACAGCACCTATGAGTCCAACCTCATGAACCTCCTCCTCCCTTCCCTTGCCTCCAACGCTTCTCTCTCCGGTGGCTTCCTCAACGCCACCGTCGGCCAGATCCCAGACCAAATCTACGGCCTCGCCATGTGCCGCGGCGACACCAACGCCTCCGTCTGCCGCTCCTGCCTCAACAACGCAATCCAAGATGCCCCCCAGCTCTGCGCGTACAACAAAGGCGCCACCGTCTTCTACGACGACTGCCTCCTCCGCTACTCCAACCAGCGCTTCTTCTCCACCGTCGACACCTCACCGTCCTGGATCATGTGGAACCGCTACAACGTGACCGACCGCAGCTGGTTCGACAAGATTGTGGACGAGCTTATGAGCAAAATCACCGATTGGGCCGTCTCCAACTCGACGAGGAGGTTCGCTTCCGGGCAGATGGTGAACTCTACCAAGGCTCCTTTTCCTGAGATATATGGGCTGGTGCAGTGCACACAGGACCTGTCGCCCAGCCAGTGCCAGCAGTGCCTCCAAAGTATCCTTCAGCCGAGACCGACACAGCTAGAGGGGAAGCAGGGAGGGAGGGAAATCGCAGCGAGCTGCAATTTTAGGTACGAGATATACAAGTTCTTCGACGGGGCAGCGACGCTAAGACTTGAGGAGCCGCTGGAGAACTCACCGGCGCCGGCGCCTGCCACGTTAGTGCCTCCACCTATCAACCCTCCTAATGAAGAAGGTAAGAGGGGTAAGATTTTTCCGACCGGTACCAGCAAACTAGTTGCAATAGCTTCGGTTTATCGACGGTGACTTAATAGGGAATAGATGAGTCCTTTCTACTCTGCTTGAGATCCAGTCATTTCTAATCTGTTTACTAATATCCTATCAGTTTTGAGTTTTATggcttcattttctttttgttttttgtgcTAAACGTACGTTTCTCCGTAATTTAGTTGAGAAGTATATAAGAATCTAGGATCTGTCTACTGAAACTTAACAGAGTTCTCCTTTGGTATTAAACGTTAGTCTACAAATGTACACAGATTCTTGGTTGATCGTGAAAAAATATAAGTGGTGGGTGATCTAAAATAACAGTAAAGATCAGCCTTTCCTTATTGGCCTGCCGTAGAAAACAAAAGCAATATTATGTAAGCAACAGAGTGGGCACTGATGCCTAGTGCTGTAATATACAAAGGTTATTTCCACAAATCAGCCAAAGTAGCGAACCATTTCTTTACTTTTAAGGTTTTGCCGGCTAGCACCAGTATATAATTGTTTGCTCAAAGGTAGTTCACACTATCATACTTACACCAAATTAACAATTCCTTAGGATCACAGGCTGATTACCAACCTTAGAGAATGAAAAGTTTGCACATGGATTCCTCATACATGGCAATCCATTTTGGAACTGTAATTCTGCTTCACATCTAACCTGCTTGAGTTGGGATCCTCTGCAGTGCATATTTTGCACCGTAGAGAGCTGTACAACCTTGGATCACCCTCCTCAACCTATCATGGAGAGCGACGGCTTTTCAGCATCCAACAGCGATGTACAATATTTGGCATGCAACACGCTGCCATGTTTGACAGCCGTCCATCTACACAATCAGATGAAGTGGCAATGATTGAGTACCATACAGCCCTCTGTGGTGTGTCAAACATTCACCGCGAAGGATCCAAACTCCATCCATTTACCTGATATGCTTTAGTCAATGCCTAACAGACAAGAATCATAGGGTTTATAGAGTGAATATTAATAAAAGCTTTCCCACAATATGACTGACCTCAATTTCCATAGATGCCACAAACATTTGTAACATACAACAAAGATGCACTGATGCGATGTATGTCTTAACCAACATCTCCACGTCTTGTTATCATCAATCTGTCATTTATCAATGCAGGAAAGAACAAAAATGTCATTGGTGTGGTCCTTGCTATTGCTATACCTCTAGTAATTGCATTCGTGCTGATCTCCATAATTTGCATTTGCATCTGGAGGAGAAGGAAGCCAGCTGTAAAGTTACCCTGTAAGTAACCCATGAATTAGATGCTTTATATTGTTTCACAAAATATCCAGCTCTTTTCTTTACATTTTTGTTGGAGAGCTTGAGCAAGTTCTACCAAGAGGGAAAAAGGATGAAATCTTAGGTGAAAGTTACTATAGACGTTGTGACCAGAAAGTTTTACTGCAAGCAATAAAATGCAATGCATGcttgattatttattttaatggCCATCAATAAGCCCATAAAAACTAGGTCCAACAGCCCAGAAGTTACCGCCTTGAGAGGCAACAACCTATGTATTGGTCTTGATTTAAGAGCTGGGTAGGTTTAATTGAGCAGTAACATTTTCTGAACTTTTTTTTCCAAGTCCAAACATCTAATCTTGTTATCATCATTTGTAAgattcaaaagaaatttttgataatACGTTCAAGATTCTACTCTTTCAGTAGATGGGAGTAGCCTGGAGGAAATCACAAGTGTCGAGTCCCTATTACTTGATATATCCACGCTACGAGTTGCAACAGCTAACTTCTCGGAAGAGAACAAACTTGGAGAAGGTGGCTTCGGTGCAGTTTACAAGGTATCATGGTAGCCTATTGCATTAATTTCTCTATAATAATATTAACAGAATTGTGCTCCAATGTAAAAATTTATCATATGTAATCTTCTTGAtcctaatcaattctacatatatctttaatttcttctgGTTCTATATAATTCCTGTTAATCTTATGATTCTGTATAGGGACTACTACCTGATGGACAAGAAATAGCAGTCAAGAGGTTATCAACTAGTTCATCACAAGGATTGACAGAGCTGAGAAATGAACTAGTTTTAGTTGCAAAGCTCCAGCACAGGAATCTTGTAAGGGTTATGGGTGTTTGCTTGGAAGAACAAGAGAAGTTGCTTGTTTATGAATATGTGCCTAACAGAAGCCTGGACACCATTCTTTTTGGTATAATTTCTTCCCGCACAAAACTGACCTTTAGAAAGTTGTGCAATGAACGTAAATAATAGAGCCGAACTATAACTTATCTTGATACCGAATCTACAACTTTGGTGTTTGTTTAAATGTAGGCTCTCCTCTTTCAAATAAATCTAGTTATATTTCTAGTGTAACCCTTATTTTAGTGCAGAAGAAACAGATGTCTGACCATCTTACATTCAAGCCCCCTTTGGACTTACTCTAATATGTATGGCCTTAATTGATTATCAAGTTTGTATATGACATAGATCCTGAGAAGCGCAAACAGCTAAACTGGAGACAAAGGAACAAGATCATTGGCGGGATTGCTCGAGGCCTATTGTACCTACATGAAgaatctcaattaaaaattatacaTCGGGATTTAAAAGCCAGCAATATCTTATTAGATGCAGATTTGAACCCAAAGATTTCAGACTTTGGGTTGGCTAGGCTTTTTGGTGGGGACCAAACTCAGGGCATCACGAGCCGGGTTGTTGGAACATTGTAAGTAGAAATCTTGATAATTTATACATTCTCCATCTAAAAGAATAGTCTATGCATTCTAATGATGGTTGGTCGAAGAGTGTTTTATATAACATATTCATCTTATTACAGTGGGTATATGGCACCGGAGTATGCCATGCATGGGCAGTTTTCTGTCAAGTCAGATGTATACAGTTTTGGTGTTCTAGTTTTAGAGATCGTGACAGGCAGAAAGAACAGTGATTTCTCTAGTTCTGAATATGCTGAAGACACAGTGAACCATGTGAGCTTTCAACTGCATATATACAATTGTATTTTCTGTTCTAGATGACTAAATAAATTCATTTCATGCAGGTCTGGGAGCGGTGGGTCAAAGGAACAATtttcgagatattggacccaccTTTAGGCACACATTGCCCAAGGAGTGAAATGTTAAGATGTGTTCACATTGGCCTATTGTGTGTCCAggaaaatccatctgatagacccAACATGTTACAAGTTGTTGTGATGCTCAACAGTAACTCTGTCTCTCTCCAGGCTCCTTCTAGACCAGCATTTTGCAATGGACAGAGTGGCATGGATTCAGGTGATTATTCAAATGAACATGATTTATCTGGAGGTACGCATGACCAATCTTCAAGCAAGTCAATACCAATGTCAGCAAATGAGGTGTCAATTACAGAACTTGAACCTAGATAGAAGTATGAAGGTAAGTAGAAGAAGGTTGATGAATATCTTGAACAATTATTGTGATATCCAACCCTAAAACTCCATCCCCTTGCATGAATCTTAGGGcatgaaaaagaaacaaaatagaggaaaaaaagaaTGTTGAAGGCTCtcactgggagtcttcttccatgcAAGCCCATCAGAGAGGAATGCGAATCTAGGAAGGATTCAGCCTCCTCTCCATCCTATAAATCCCCTCCTCCCTCTTTCAAAGCCGTCCACGATGAACACCGACCTTCTCCTACTTCGTTCTCCTCATTTTCTTCCCGTTGATGCCATAGATGCCCTCACCTTTGTCTGCCCAAAATCATCACCAAAAAATCCACTAGAGTTCGAGGTAAGCCggacccctctttctttttctcttcccatGTCTCTGTGCACAACCGATGCTGTGCACAACCAATGGCCAGCAGATTCATCGAAaagcacaaaaaaataaaataaaataaaaataaagagcctgatttttttctctatttagcTGAGCCTTTTTTCCTCTTTTCCCGGCCACCGGCGCCGCCACCCCTGATGCTGTACATCTGGATCATGGCCCTTATCCTCTCTATGACCCTCCACGACAAGATCATGGCCGCTAGCGAGTGGCCAACAGTCAAAACAAAGAAAAACCTTCGAATCCCCTATTTTTAAGTCCTTTTCTATGTTTTTCCATCGGTTGGTCCTTGTCGCCGATCATCATTTGCTCCACCGCCATTGGCTACTTACTATCATGGCTTACTGTCGATCTTCTGACCAAGAACCACCACCTGTGTCCCTCCTCTACtcgaccaaaaaaaaagaagaaaagaaaaaaagaagagaagacaaggaaagagagagaagggatctCTCTTGTCTCTCCCTTCTTTAAGATTTTTCTCTCTACACCATCTTCTCTCTCTAATTGATCCACGGACCCCAACATAAACTCAAaatgatttttctatagaggcccaGCTTCGATACCCATGCAAGATGTCGGATCCCATTCCGGTTATgtcaaatatttttgaaattctCTATTGATGAACCATGTTAATTGATCTTGGCCTTGATTCCAGTTCATGCTTAATAATTTCTTAATTGAGTCATTTATAtctaattctcaattaagaggcTCTATATTATCTCAGTACTCGGACAAGCTGTTGAACCAACCACTCAATCTATAGTCTTCttttcttataattgaatttATTGAATAAGAATTAATTAtgcttttaatatattaaataggttTGATAAATTCATCAAGTGAAGCTTAAAAAGCTAGGATGGAAAAAGGATAAGTAACCCTGACACTTcttacttatttttcaaattatcaataattttatcataaaaaaatattctatattttCTTAAAATAAGGATCAAACATGTGCATTGTGAAATTCATGATTCGTGATAAAATAATGATTTATGACTATTTTAATATGaatgattttttatgaaatatgaactctatatttataaaatatatgtcttgttatgaaaagaatgatttcatgaatattttattgataaaaattatttagtgacTATGagctctctaaaattatctagtactttatttatgcatgattcaagaaaataggattCAATGAAACATGATTTAAGAATGCTTGCTTTAAGAAAATCTGATTTAAGAAGTACGACTATGGGCTCTCAGCTAGCTATGTACAGCCTTACCAATGGTTATAGTAGTTGGCATATGGCTCTCGCCAACGGATTACAGTAGCTTCGCACCTGGTCCTCGCCAGCGGGTTACAGCAGCTAGACACGCGGTCCTCACCAATAGGTTATAGTAGCTAGGCATACGACCCTCACCAACGAGTTATAATAGTTGGCATGACATGATTATGGCCTTGTCACGGATATAATAATGACCTTAACATTTAGTctgagagaattattaagaaGTATAATATGACAAAAGGACAAATGATTTATGactttattgataaaataatataatttataaatttataattgatAGTAAAGTGACATTAAaaactatatttataaaaattgtatgattta
Protein-coding regions in this window:
- the LOC105052857 gene encoding cysteine-rich receptor-like protein kinase 6 isoform X3, which translates into the protein MVSFRHVSFPFFLCLLILIFLSPPTAGNPLHYYCGTTDNYTANSTYESNLMNLLLPSLASNASLSGGFLNATVGQIPDQIYGLAMCRGDTNASVCRSCLNNAIQDAPQLCAYNKGATVFYDDCLLRYSNQRFFSTVDTSPSWIMWNRYNVTDRSWFDKIVDELMSKITDWAVSNSTRRFASGQMVNSTKAPFPEIYGLVQCTQDLSPSQCQQCLQSILQPRPTQLEGKQGGREIAASCNFRYEIYKFFDGAATLRLEEPLENSPAPAPATLVPPPINPPNEEGKNKNVIGVVLAIAIPLVIAFVLISIICICIWRRRKPAVKLPLDGSSLEEITSVESLLLDISTLRVATANFSEENKLGEGGFGAVYKGLLPDGQEIAVKRLSTSSSQGLTELRNELVLVAKLQHRNLVRVMGVCLEEQEKLLVYEYVPNRSLDTILFDPEKRKQLNWRQRNKIIGGIARGLLYLHEESQLKIIHRDLKASNILLDADLNPKISDFGLARLFGGDQTQGITSRVVGTFGYMAPEYAMHGQFSVKSDVYSFGVLVLEIVTGRKNSDFSSSEYAEDTVNHVWERWVKGTIFEILDPPLGTHCPRSEMLRCVHIGLLCVQENPSDRPNMLQVVVMLNSNSVSLQAPSRPAFCNGQSGMDSGDYSNEHDLSGGTHDQSSSKSIPMSANEVSITELEPR